One part of the Dermacentor andersoni chromosome 2, qqDerAnde1_hic_scaffold, whole genome shotgun sequence genome encodes these proteins:
- the LOC126542404 gene encoding cholinesterase-like, producing the protein MLCITATGVSASRYITTETLNGHVRGVIEHVGGVDVARYLGIPYAEPPVGELRFRRPVPAKSWHPTTLDTLSFASPCAQANGSFPPSPWLVKRDQVSEDCLYLNVWSPLGRPKPLGVLFWVHGGGYRTGTASQTLYDGKAFAAVGDIVVVSINYRLGSFGFLYTGPGSSSGNYALWDQHLGLLWVRRNIARFGGDPGRVTVYGESAGSIGIGAQLVAPRNAGLIHRAIMSSGSNYWLVPPQNAVDHAYADRIAKHVGCLDDSKPSSKKNPKQVVECLRSAPVDKIIDAEETQFPSEIVTFTPSHGDDYLPLPEVDAIARGLFIPLESILTGATTEEGGVFLYFRVPSFINFTSAPELTKQEVVDLLSQRYLGFLPEETRSMIIDGYLRRVPGVSDYSGNLKALMDILGDYLAFCPTRFYAEAFAKTNRPVYFYMYDYRYERGFWPSWMGSTHYADLQFTFGMPYRFPERYSDADREHSRTCMQVIGSYVNTGNPTAPGVGEWPTFTKEQPLHVFMRAVNASIGSDFHGEECDVYRKVYKALGLPVP; encoded by the exons ATGCTGTGCATCACCGCGACCGGTGTTTCCGCGAGCCGATACATCACGACTGAAACGCTCAACGGTCACGTTAGGGGTGTCATCGAGCACGTCGGTGGCGTTGACGTAGCGCGGTACTTGGGCATCCCGTACGCAGAACCACCCGTCGGTGAGCTACGCTTCCGCAGGCCAGTGCCGGCCAAATCGTGGCATCCAACGACCCTAGACACGCTGAGCTTCGCCAGTCCTTGCGCCCAAGCCAACGGCTCTTTCCCGCCTTCTCCGTGGCTGGTAAAGAGGGACCAGGTCAGCGAAGACTGTCTCTATCTGAACGTTTGGAGCCCGCTAGGTAGACCCAAACCACTCGGCGTCCTTTTCTGGGTTCACGGAGGGGGTTACAGGACCGGGACGGCCTCCCAGACCCTCTATGATGGCAAGGCCTTCGCCGCCGTGGGGGACATCGTCGTGGTGTCCATCAACTACAGGCTCGGTTCTTTCGGCTTCCTCTACACCGGTCCGGGCTCGTCCAGCGGCAATTACGCCCTCTGGGACCAGCATCTCGGCCTTCTCTGGGTACGGCGAAACATCGCTCGGTTCGGGGGCGACCCTGGCCGAGTGACCGTGTACGGTGAAAGCGCAGGATCCATCGGCATCGGCGCGCAGCTCGTCGCGCCTCGCAACGCCGGTCTAATTCACCGCGCCATTATGTCCAGCGGAAGCAACTACTGGCTCGTGCCGCCGCAAAACGCCGTGGACCACGCGTACGCGGACCGCATCGCCAAACACGTTGGCTGCCTGGATGATTCGAAGCCGTCGTCGAAGAAGAATCCCAAGCAGGTGGTCGAGTGCCTCCGCTCGGCGCCCGTCGACAAGATCATCGACGCGGAAGAAACACAGTTTCCCTCAGAGATAGTGACCTTCACGCCTTCACACGGTGACGATTACCTTCCGCTGCCGGAGGTGGATGCCATAGCCAGGGGCCTGTTCATCCCTCTGGAGAGCATCCTCACAGGAGCGACGACCGAAGAAGGCGGCGTGTTCCTCTACTTCCGAGTCCCGTCCTTCATAAACTTCACGTCGGCACCGGAGCTCACGAAGCAAGAGGTTGTAGACTTACTTTCACAGCGCTACCTAGGCTTCCTGCCCGAAGAGACGCGGTCGATGATCATCGACGGTTACTTGCGCCGCGTACCCGGTGTCTCGGACTATAGCGGGAACCTGAAAGCGCTGATGGACATTCTGGGCGACTACCTGGCCTTCTGCCCGACCAGGTTCTACGCTGAGGCGTTCGCCAAGACGAACCGTCCCGTGTACTTCTACATGTACGACTACCGGTACGAACGCGGCTTCTGGCCGTCCTGGATGGGCTCCACTCACTACGCAGACCTCCAGTTCACGTTCGGAATGCCATACCGATTTCCCGAGCGCTACTCGGATGCGGATCGCGAGCACAGCAGAACTTGTATGCAAGTTATCGGCTCGTACGTCAACACAGG GAATCCGACGGCGCCGGGAGTCGGCGAGTGGCCTACGTTCACCAAGGAACAGCCGCTGCACGTCTTCATGCGCGCCGTTAATGCGAGCATCGGATCAGACTTCCACGGCGAAGAATGCGACGTGTACCGCAAGGTCTACAAGGCGCTGGGCCTCCCAGTGCCCTGA